CGACCGGCCATTGAAATCCAATAACTATCATAAAAGAACTGTCAGTGCACGTAATTATAAGATTTGTGGTATATTATAAACTCGAGTGAGTTCATAGTGTCGTCATGAAGGTATAAATTCTGGTATAAGCATTCTCTCCCATAGTACTAACGCTATCGAGTACTTCATCATTTCAATACTCCTATTAACAGCCTTTGTAGCCCTCTTGAATCTAACTAGCCTATCCCGTAGAGATGAGTGGAGAGACTCATTAGGGTTGACTGGTGAAATAACAGTATGTTGTGGTAGAAGGAAATACACAAAGTATCGTCAAATAAGCAAAAATTTTAGCATTTATTATCTCTATCTAAAGATGAAAGACAAAGATTATATAAATAGTTAGCATTTTCCTGAACTTACCTTATACTGAACAGTTTCTTAATATCATCCACCTAAAAGTAAAAAGATTTAAACAGACGAGTAAGCCTCACAACACCCAAAACCCTCACCAAGCCTCAAAGACAACAACAAATTCAACACGAGTGAAACCAACTTAACATAACCCAAATTTCTACTCCACAACTTAAACGATCCCCTCTCCAAACCAAGAGCCTTCAACTCCCTAATCACATCCCACCTATTCTCCCAAGCAATAAGAATCTCCTCAGAAGACATAGAAAGGTCAGTAGAGGAAAAATACCTCCTACCATAACCCTTATAATCCTCAACTACAACTAGACTCCGAGGTACGTGACGTAGTACTCTCCTCCCTCCCAACAAGCACGGAATTGCCACCCCCGACAACCCGTGCATTGGACTTCAAGGAAGACACAACATTACAACTATAAGTCTCACTATAACCGGGAGTCCTACCATTCACATACCACGAATCAAAAGTAACAACCACAACATTAAACTCACTCCTCAACCTCTCTAAAACTTGAAGAGTCATATCTATCTTCGTGGAAAAACTCAAATCCTGCCCCATAACCTTAGCTATTTCAGCAACCTTCCTAGCAACATAAGCATCAATATAAACTAGATACACCTCATTCGTTACCAAGTCTCTAACCGTAACTATGAGAAGCTGAATCACTGGAATGTAAGCCTTCTTGGCCAAGTTCCTAGACACGGGCATAGCATAAGCCTTCTCATCAAAAGTATCATCAACAACTTGCACTGGATGATCCTTAACTAAAAGCTTCACAAGTGGGATCAAGTCAACATTAGCTAGATCATCAAGTTTGTTTAGCACGTTCTCGTAGTCGAAACCCATGGTCTCAGCTATACTAGCTAGACTTCCCATCTTCATGATCAAGCCTAGGATTAATTTTCTTGCAACATCAGCCCTAATCTTATTAAGTGCATCCATTATAGCGTTAACGAAGTCTTTTATCCACCTTAAAGCCTCCTTCAGCTTCCTCATCCACTTTGTCATATTAATTGTTTAAATTAGGTATTACCAAAGTTAAAAACCTTTCAAGGGCTAAGGGAATTGACGTTAAGTTCAAGGAAATGCTATACTTATAAAGGGCTTATAACATAATATCTCAAGGAAATTAATATGGTATGTTTCTTACTAAAGGCTGATCCTTTTAATTCTACTACTGGTACAGCCAAATGGACTGTAGAAGTAGCTAAAAGCATTCCTAACTCTGAAATAATTTATTTTAAAGATTGGAAAACAAAAAATCCTAAGAAGCTTTCTAGCATTGCGCTGTATTCCATAGATACTATTACTGTAAAGATAGGTAAATCATATGTTTATCTTCCTATAATGACAAAAAATAGCATAAAAGGAATATTAAAAATTATTAGATGTAAGAAAATTTATCTAGTTGATGTACCTAACATAGTCTTTTTTATTTTAATTTATCCTTTATTTCTCCATAAGAATGTGATAGTTGGTCTTCATGGATTTATACAAAGAAGAAATAATTTTTCATCTTTATTATTTTATTTCTTAACTAAAAATTTTTATTTTCATGCATTAAATCCTTATGATAAAGAGATTCTTATAAAAAGAGGAATACCAGAAAACAAAATCTATCTTATACCTAACTTTGTATATTATGATAATGTAAATATAACAGTTGATAATGTTTTTTCCGTGCTTTTTATTGGTAGACTAGAAAAATATCAAAAAGGTATAGATTTTATTCCAGAAATCATAAGAAGAGTTAAGGAATATGCAAAGGATATAGAGTTTGTCATTATTGGAGACGGTCCAGATAAGGAAATAATAGAAAAATTAGATGTTAAATATCTAGGAAAAGTTAGTGAAGAAAGGAAAATTCAAGAATTACAAAAAGCTGACCTACTCATTTTCCCTTCTAGATTTGAAACCTTTGGATTAGTTTTACTTGAAGCTCAAGCATTTGGTTTACCAGTAATTGCATGGAATATTCCAACCAACTCTTTCATCATTAGAGATCCTATACAAGGAAAATTAATTGAGCCATGGAAAATATGTGATTTTTCAAATGCCATTCTTTCCTATTACGAAATTTTTAAAAAATCAAAAGAGGAATATATTGAGCTAAAAAAGAAAATACATTCAAAAATAATAGAATTTTTTGGAAAAGAAAAAATAATTAACGAACTTTCAAAAATTTTAGAATAACACTCTTTATCTGATTTTTGGAACTTTTATATATGCTTAGGTAAATAAAAAATAAATAAAAGAATAAATCTACTAAAATCATTAAAATGTCTGTGAAAAACCCTAATTTTATATTAATATTTAAGGAATTCGAGGTAGTGTAGATAATTGTTTGATTAAAAGTATTTACTCCTAGATAAATACCTCCATTAACATTTAATCCTTGATAAGGTAATGGTAGAGAAGTTTCTACAAATACATTAGATGGAGGTTTTACAATAAATGAAGCTAAAATTTGATGAAATGTGAAGTTAATAGGATATGAGACAAGCTTATGTAATGATACATTAGATGGAATTATTAATGTATTAGGAGTTACATTCATTGAAGAATCTATATATTCTGTTTTCATTGAGGTATCATTAATTATTATATAACTACCGGGATTAACATGAATATTCATCTTACTTTCATTAAAATATGAGATTACACTTTCGTTGACGCTATTTGGATTCAAAACAACTTCAACCGTATTTTTGAAAGGTTTATTCACAATTATAGCTGGCGTATAGTTAATATGAGGATACAATAACCATTCTATATTAAAAGCATTTTCTTCACTTCCATTAAAGTATAATGCTTCATAAGCATATCTAAAAACAGAAGCATTAGGCTGTTCAAGTAAGTATACACAATTTCCTTCATATGCTATTTTTAAACCAGAATAATTAAGATATTCATAAATGAAGGAATTTGATAATGGTATATAAGAAGTATTATCTATGAAAAGATACTTAGTTCCAGAAATATCATAAGCTAAAGGCGTTTGATTTACATATTTAGTTGAAGGAGAACCTATTGTCGCATATCCAGGCATAAGGAAAGGAGTATGTGAAATAAATTGATAATGAGTCCATTTTTCACTAAAACCAATTTCTCCTACATAGGCTACACCCGCATCTGAAGTTGATAATATATTCATTACATGAACCCATTGTTTTGGAGGATATAATGGTGCATAGTACCCTTGAAGTGAAATACTATTCCCTGGATAAGCTCCAGTTACTTGCGAAGGAAATAACGTACCATTAAAATATTGCCAGCTAGCAAATACTGCAAAAAAGATTAATATTCCACTTATTAAAATTCTTATCTTATTTCTGTTAATTTTTTTATTTAATAAATAATTTAAACTAATAGGTAATAAAATAGGTACAAAAAGAGGTGCTATATCTTCAACATAATAAGGAATTGCCCACGTAGTTCCAAAAATACCTCTTATAATAGGTAAATGACTTGGATCTATTTCAAACCAATACACAAATTGAGTTATTGGAGAATTAGAACCAGCAGATAATAGCAAAATAAAAAGTAAAGATAGTAGAATAGGAGCAGATATTCTTATTTTATCTTTATCTAATAAACTTAAAGCCATAGCTAAAAAGAACACGAAAAGTGATGCTAACCATATATCAGTTATTATACTAGGTGGTAAGAGCATCATAGCATTATTTCCATAGGTTGGAAGATACCACCATTCCTCTCTAGGATAAAACAAGATTGATATTGGTGCATAAGGAATTGGAGTCCATCCAGTATTAATAAACATAAATACATTAAACAAGAGAGAATTATGTGACCATGATGCTATATAAGAGTAAGTATCTGGCCTATAAGCTGAAACCGAAATTGCTTTTGATATAGATACTGTTATTAATGAAGGATATATAAATATGTAATACGTGAATGCTACTACTGGTAATGAGGATACATAAGTTCCTGCAAGCAGTTTAAATGATTTCCATACTTTTTGATTTAAAATTATAATTCCTATTAAATAAGCTGAAAATATGTATAGTGACCATACATAATCTCTTGGATCCATTAATCCGGCTAAACCTAACATTAATCCAGATTTAATTATATCAAACTTTGAAATATTATGTCCTCTCTGTATTTTAATGAGCTGATATAAAATATAAGCTAAAGCTAGTCCTCCAATCATAAAATCAAAGAAGTTATAGGCTATATTAACAACATTTATCGGAACAAGATAGTAAAATATAATAGTTATAATTTTTATTAAATTTTTATTTTTTTCTATTCCTAAAACATTAATGATATTTCCAGTTAGTTTGTAAAGTGAAATATATATTGCTGTAAATACAATTATTAACCAGATTTTATCTAAAATTATAATATTTTGTGTTAAGTAAAAAAATGGAAGTAAGAAGAAATAAAAGAAATTTAGGTTTACAGCAAATCCTACTTCTGGCGCATATACTGAAGGAGTAAATAAATATTTAAGTTCTAGACCAGAAAAAAATGGAGTATTATAATTATAGGAATTAAAATATCCATTTCCAAATAAGAATACATAAATAGGAGCCAGTGAAATTAAATAGCCTATTAAAAATGTTAGTAAATCAGTATTGATTTTACGTATATTTATACTCACAAGACTTTTTAGCTTGAGCAGTGTATTAAGTTTTACCATAAGTTTGACTTTCCTAATTTTTATATAGTAACATATTATATGTTATAATTTTATTAAACTTCTTGCTCTACTAATAAAGAAGAATTTTTAGAATAAAAATTTAAAACTATTGAGTTTTAATTGGTAATTAAGATTATCCTGATTGTTAAGGACTTAAAATAATTCAAATTACAAAATAACTAATGACATTCTTTAAATTATAGGATATTATTTGATCTTAAGCTTAAGAATTTATGATAAAATAACAGTTCTTTAAAAACTTTATAAAATTTTTTATATATTTTTGATATTTATCTACGTTTTATATGCTGTAAATAAAACCCAGAAATACATTTATTAATTATAATCGCGTATAATGAATACTAAACCTATTGTTCTTAAGTTATATCGAACTATACCATTCATTAATATATTCTTCAGAAATTGCAAAGAAAATTAAATTTCCCATAACGAATGTTTTCAATAGTAATTTGCTTTGAATGAACTCTAATACATTAATTCTAATCTTCTTCTCTATTAGTTTGATAAAATTTTTATCATATACAAACTCTACATATTTATTTTCTGCATTATAATAATTTCTAATATCAGATAGCGTTTCCAATGCTTTTTTATGCATCAACATAAAATTATCAATTTCACCATTTTTCTCTTTACCTAATATTGTAGCTATCGTATAAGGAAAGATTACCAGTACTTTTTTTATAGTAGATAAATGTGAATTAACTTGTACGAAATCAAAATAGGAATAATTTCTAGCTCTTATGTAATCCACTAAATTTTTAAACATCCTAATGTAAAAATCAATTTTAGAGTTAGAATACCGTTTTTCCCTAGCTAATGAATATTCTTTTTTTCTATTTTCTAGATGCTGATTTTTGCAATTATTATGGGAAAAGTGTATCTAATAGGAACTCTACTTAAAAATTCGATATCTTCAGATGCATTATAATTTTTCCATCCTCCTAATTCTATTATTTTTTCCTTCTGTCCTATATATGACAATTGGGGTCCGTATATGAATATTTCAGAGATTTGTAAGTCGAGTATTTTGTGAAAATTTTCTTATATACACAGTCAAGATCTATGTATGCTGCTAATGAGTTATTCTGGCAGTGCTTGAGCGAATAGTCTCTACCTTTACCTCTAGTCGACTTAAGTCTATATAAGACTATGTTGTACTCTTTCTTCATCTCTTGTAACTTTTCCCAAGTACCATCTGTAGAATAATTATCAGTAATTATGATAGTATAATTAGGCTTCCAAACACTTTTAATAGAAGCCTCAACAGTATTAACATTATTAAAAACAGTACCATAAACACAAATAGAAGAGCTCATTTGGTTGATATAGTGAGATCTTTGTTTTAAAATTTTACTTTAAGAAATATCTAATGTTCTAAATATGATTTAAATTCACGTTAGATTTTCATCGGGAAAATAAGTCGGCTCTATGACTTAGTTAATTTTGAATATTTGAATATAACTTTTTACAATTGTTATTAATTATTTACTAAAATAATTTATTTTTTTAACATTTAGAGTTATAATGTGATTTTCATTACTTTTTATTCACTATCGTTGGAAATATCAAATTTTTATTAAGAGTACGTGTTTATAAACTATTTGGTCTTTGCCGATATAGTCTCGTTTCGCAAAAATTTCAGCGATTACAAGCATTATTATAAATCGAGATACACAAGAAAACTACTCTTCATTACTGCTTTCAATAACTTCTCTTATTGCATTAGCTACATTATCCCATGAAGAATGAAGCCTTACGAATTCTTCGACATTTTCATCAAAAAGATTGTATACGTTATTCATTTCTATTATCTCTTTTACTTTTTTATAAAGTGATGAAACATCAAATTCTTTAACAAATTTTACTGCTTGAAACTCATAGATTGATGCTAAAGATGGTAAATCATAAGTTACTACTGGCGTCCTAACCGCTAAAGCCTCTAGAATGGTTACGGAAAAACTTTCTTGGTGTGAAGGGGAAACCAGAACTTTAGCCCTTGATAATGTTTCAAATTTAGTCCTTTCATCTGGAGAACATATAACTTCTATTCCGTTTTTTCTAGCTAGCTCAATAGCACGTTTATCTTCTGGGTAACCCATAATCTTCATCTTTATCCTTTTCCCAATTTCAATTGCTTCGTAAATTCCTTTAGCATTATTAATTCTACCTAAAAATACAGCATAATCCTCTTTTCCTACATCTCTATATTTTAAAGCCTCTGTATTAAAAGCGTGAGGAGGAGAAATTACTTTAACGTTAAAATATTTACTAAGATTAGAATATTTTAGTACTCCTTTATTCATGACTCCTATAAAACTAGGCTTTAATCTCCTAGTTTTTTGAAGGAAAACATAATTTTGTAATCTTTGTGCTAAACAAAACTCTATAGCCGATTTCTTACTAAACCATATTTTTTCCCAAACAGAAACACACTTAAAGAAACTCTCTTTCTCTAAAAGAGTATTATGAGGATCAGTCATTAACAACATTCCAAATTTTCCGTTCGAAAGCTCACTCATTAATATAGATGACATTAATTGAAGCCTATAGTTGTGAGGAATGTATAGGAAATCAACAGAATCTACTTCTTTTTTGTACTCTGAAAGTAATTCTTTAGCTAAAGGAGAAAAAGAAAATAATTCTCTAGTTAAAGAGAATTTCTTCTTTTCCCTTTTATCCCATAAGGAGAAAAAAGAGGAAGGAATTTTCACATACTTATTAATTTCTGTATTAATTTCGTTATATGTAAAAGAAATAGTTGTAGGAAAATAATAGATCTTATAGTGAACTGAAAGTCTTTTAATTACTTCATGAACATGTTTTTCCGTACCAAATTTCTTAGAAAGTAGAGCATTACTATCAGCAATTCCTAGAATCATATTAGCTCACTCAAAGCTTTCTTTTCAATTTCAGATGCTTTCTCCCAATTTAAAGTTTTAGCAAATTCTCTACCTTCAATTCCTATATTTTTTCTTTTTTCTAGTCAACAAGTAGTTCAATAATTACTTGAACAAATTGATTTACATCATCAAACTTTACTTTAATGACTCCCTTTTTAAACCTTTCACTCCATGGCAAATCCCACGTAACTACTGGTAGGTATGAAGCTAAAGCTTCAGCTACAACCAAAGAATATCCTTCATAAAGAGAAGGAAAAACAAAAACCTTAGACTTAGCTAAAATCTCCCTTTTCTTCCTCTCTGATACAAAACCTAAATAAATAGAATTCTTTGGCAATTCTTTTCCCTCCCACTTTCTACCTAAAATACACAACTTATAATTTCCTTTTTTATTCACTAAATTCCAGATTGCAGAAAGATATTTTACTCCTTTCCTCTCACCATAATCTCCAATAAAAAGGCCATCACAAATTTTCTCTTCAGAAGTATAGTATTGATCCACATTAACTCCATTAGTTGATGTAACAATTTTTTTACCTGGGAAAAGCTTTTCTAACTCTTCTTTAACTTCTGGGTTATCTAAGCAAATAATCCCTTTACTTCTTGAAAACGCTAACTTCAATAAAAAGTAATAATTAGTATCTCCCCTAATTTCTTCCGTAACGTGATGCACAAATATTATTAGTGGTTTTCTAGCAAAAAGGGAAAGAAAATAAGAGTAAATAATACTTAAAGAGCACTCGGAATAACTTAGAATAACATCAACCTTTTTAGCTTGCTTCAAACACTGTACAAATCCCTTTAAATAATTAAAACGAGAAGTATTATAACTATTAACTAAGTGAAAATTAGACAGTAATACTTTAATCTCATCGTCAGCATAAGGTAAGGTATTACTATCTACACAAAGATAAACTTCGTCCTCTTTAAACCTACTATAAACCTCTAAAGTTCTCCTAGCAGCTCCAGTAAAATCTTTGCCAAATCTCATTGGAGGAGAAATGAGAATCTTCACAATATAAACAGTTCAAGAAAGATTTTAAAGTCTTTAAGAAAGAATAGAAAAATGAATGAATCCAATAATAAACGCATTGAAGAAATTAAGCGTTACAACAGTTAACATAATTGTAGTCCTCATATTCTTTATTATAACAGCAAAAATAACTAATCCTACATTCTTCGGTGAAGTATCTATTATTCAACTCTTAGAAGTTATATCAACGTCATTCTTTGCATTGCTTAGTAGTCAAATAATCGTTAGAGAAGTAAGTTACATGTATGCTAAAAAAGAGATAGATAAAAAATTCATAAGTACAGTTCTTCTTACTCCTTTATTTATATCTCCAGTATTTTTGGTTCTCTTATTTTTTCCGAATTACGTTAAGTTAGCAATACCTTATCTTGTTCTTTATCTTTATTCAAGTTACGCTGTAGGAATAATGCAAGGTTTGAATAGATATACAGAAGAAGCAATTTCCGGTATTATCTTTCTTATAGTAAGGTGGATAATCTCTATTATTGCAGTTTTAAATCAAAATATTTACCTTTTCATAGCTATATGGACTGCTGGAGGAATATTTTCATCAGTTTTTGACTCTTTTGTAATAGTAAGGGCAATAGGAGG
The nucleotide sequence above comes from Sulfurisphaera javensis. Encoded proteins:
- a CDS encoding glycosyltransferase family 4 protein; the protein is MVCFLLKADPFNSTTGTAKWTVEVAKSIPNSEIIYFKDWKTKNPKKLSSIALYSIDTITVKIGKSYVYLPIMTKNSIKGILKIIRCKKIYLVDVPNIVFFILIYPLFLHKNVIVGLHGFIQRRNNFSSLLFYFLTKNFYFHALNPYDKEILIKRGIPENKIYLIPNFVYYDNVNITVDNVFSVLFIGRLEKYQKGIDFIPEIIRRVKEYAKDIEFVIIGDGPDKEIIEKLDVKYLGKVSEERKIQELQKADLLIFPSRFETFGLVLLEAQAFGLPVIAWNIPTNSFIIRDPIQGKLIEPWKICDFSNAILSYYEIFKKSKEEYIELKKKIHSKIIEFFGKEKIINELSKILE
- a CDS encoding glycosyltransferase, which gives rise to MSSSICVYGTVFNNVNTVEASIKSVWKPNYTIIITDNYSTDGTWEKLQEMKKEYNIVLYRLKSTRGKGRDYSLKHCQNNSLAAYIDLDCVYKKIFTKYSTYKSLKYSYTDPNCHI
- a CDS encoding glycosyltransferase — translated: MILGIADSNALLSKKFGTEKHVHEVIKRLSVHYKIYYFPTTISFTYNEINTEINKYVKIPSSFFSLWDKREKKKFSLTRELFSFSPLAKELLSEYKKEVDSVDFLYIPHNYRLQLMSSILMSELSNGKFGMLLMTDPHNTLLEKESFFKCVSVWEKIWFSKKSAIEFCLAQRLQNYVFLQKTRRLKPSFIGVMNKGVLKYSNLSKYFNVKVISPPHAFNTEALKYRDVGKEDYAVFLGRINNAKGIYEAIEIGKRIKMKIMGYPEDKRAIELARKNGIEVICSPDERTKFETLSRAKVLVSPSHQESFSVTILEALAVRTPVVTYDLPSLASIYEFQAVKFVKEFDVSSLYKKVKEIIEMNNVYNLFDENVEEFVRLHSSWDNVANAIREVIESSNEE
- a CDS encoding glycosyltransferase family 4 protein, coding for MKILISPPMRFGKDFTGAARRTLEVYSRFKEDEVYLCVDSNTLPYADDEIKVLLSNFHLVNSYNTSRFNYLKGFVQCLKQAKKVDVILSYSECSLSIIYSYFLSLFARKPLIIFVHHVTEEIRGDTNYYFLLKLAFSRSKGIICLDNPEVKEELEKLFPGKKIVTSTNGVNVDQYYTSEEKICDGLFIGDYGERKGVKYLSAIWNLVNKKGNYKLCILGRKWEGKELPKNSIYLGFVSERKKREILAKSKVFVFPSLYEGYSLVVAEALASYLPVVTWDLPWSERFKKGVIKVKFDDVNQFVQVIIELLVD